A single region of the Salvia miltiorrhiza cultivar Shanhuang (shh) chromosome 8, IMPLAD_Smil_shh, whole genome shotgun sequence genome encodes:
- the LOC131001549 gene encoding homeobox-leucine zipper protein ROC8-like → MEAANGSGDEGSGDSRKGKRQYHRHSTEQVHHLEAFFKEHPHPDENQRVQLSRELGLDTKQIKFWFQNKRSQKKAQNERTDNNALRAQNERIRCENEAMREALKNIVCPSCRDQDKLHALLRLKSENIRLREQHERTMNGTAKSSGNRVIRSSSLEENPTAEFCMTTGMTQEADRGAIMETASAAMDELLELLRVQDPLWISSSNDGRWTLHRDSYDKLFPKPNHFKSAAARMESSKESGEVAMPPPRLLEAFLDPEKWKVMFPCIVTKARTIQVVEAGMSFNGSLHLMYEKMHILSPLVAPREFFLIRYCRQISTSRWAMVDVSYDAGPSRSWKLPSGCIIEDKSNGKSFVTWVEHVQVDDKSVTHRLYRDLVCGSHAYGAKRWIATLQRMCERATFALRPPASQLEGVIESAEGRRNVMKLSERMVRSFCEVLNMSDRLDFPHLSELYNSGVRVSLRKSHGLGQPQGLIVSAATSLWLPFRLAHLFNFFTDENKRPQWDILSSGNPVSSIARISTGPNSGNCISIIQPFVPKENMLMLQESSMDSVGASIIYAPVELAAVSAVVEGEDVMKIEILPSGYVMSGDGRMEGSLLTVAFQMLVCSNSVSKQLNMDSVATLHSLISSTVHNIKLALDCPDLD, encoded by the exons ATGGAAGCAGCAAATGGATCGGGCGACGAAGGAAGCGGCGATTCTCGGAAGGGGAAGAGGCAATATCATCGCCACTCTACGGAGCAAGTGCACCACCTCGAAGC TTTTTTCAAGGAGCACCCGCATCCTGATGAGAATCAGAGAGTCCAATTAAGCCGGGAGTTAGGGCTTGACACTAAGCAGATCAAGTTCTGGTTCCAGAACAAGAGAAGTCAGAAAAAG GCTCAGAACGAGAGAACAGACAACAACGCCCTCCGCGCCCAAAACGAGAGAATACGATGCGAGAATGAGGCCATGAGAGAGGCTCTCAAAAACATCGTCTGCCCTTCCTGTCGCGACCAAGACAAACTACACGCTCTCCTCAGACTCAAATCCGAAAACATCAGATTGAGAGAGCAG CATGAAAGAACAATGAATGGCACCGCAAAATCAAGTGGTAATCGTGTAATTAGGAGCAGTAGCCTTGAGGAGAATCCGACGGCGGAGTTTTGTATGACTACTGGGATGACACAGGAGGCGGATCGAGGTGCCATTATGGAGACTGCCTCGGCCGCCATGGATGAGCTGCTTGAGCTTCTGCGCGTCCAAGATCCCTTGTGGATTTCCTCTTCTAATGATGGGAGATGGACGCTGCATCGCGATAGCTACGATAAGCTTTTTCCCAAGCCCAATCATTTCAAATCCGCCGCCGCCAGGATGGAGTCGTCCAAGGAATCCGGGGAGGTCGCCATGCCGCCGCCTCGTTTGCTTGAAGCTTTTCTCGATCCG GAAAAGTGGAAAGTCATGTTTCCGTGTATTGTGACAAAGGCAAGAACCATCCAAGTTGTTGAGGCTGGGATGTCCTTCAATGGTAGCTTACATTTG ATGTACGAGAAAATGCACATTCTGTCGCCATTGGTGGCGCCACGGGAGTTCTTCTTGATCCGATACTGCAGACAGATAAGCACAAGCAGATGGGCCATGGTAGATGTATCCTACGACGCTGGCCCCTCTCGCTCTTGGAAACTTCCTTCGGGATGCATCATCGAAGATAAATCCAACGGCAAATCATTT GTGACATGGGTGGAACACGTTCAAGTGGACGACAAATCGGTGACGCACCGTCTCTACAGAGACTTGGTTTGCGGCAGCCATGCATATGGAGCCAAGAGATGGATAGCTACGCTGCAGAGGATGTGCGAGAGAGCTACCTTCGCACTCCGCCCGCCCGCAAGCCAACTCGAAGGAGTTATTGAGTCGGCGGAAGGTCGGAGGAATGTGATGAAGCTGTCGGAGAGAATGGTAAGGAGTTTCTGCGAGGTGTTGAACATGTCGGACAGGCTTGACTTCCCGCACCTGTCGGAACTGTACAACAGTGGAGTTCGTGTTTCGCTGAGGAAAAGCCACGGATTAGGACAGCCTCAGGGTCTGATTGTCAGTGCAGCTACCTCTCTCTGGCTCCCATTCCGCCTCGCCCATCTCTTCAACTTCTTCACCGACGAGAACAAAAGGCCTCAG TGGGATATTTTGTCGAGTGGAAATCCAGTGAGTTCAATTGCTCGCATATCAACTGGCCCAAATTCGGGAAACTGTATCTCCATCATCCAG CCATTTGTCCCGAAAGAGAACATGTTGATGCTACAAGAGAGTAGCATGGACTCGGTAGGTGCAAGCATAATCTACGCGCCGGTGGAGCTAGCGGCGGTGAGCGCGGTGGTGGAGGGCGAAGACGTGATGAAAATAGAGATCCTGCCGTCGGGATACGTGATGTCCGGCGACGGGCGGATGGAGGGGTCGCTCCTCACGGTTGCTTTTCAGATGCTAGTGTGCAGTAACTCTGTTTCCAAGCAGCTAAACATGGACTCAGTCGCCACTCTTCATAGCCTTATAAGCTCCACTGTTCACAACATTAAACTCGCTCTAGATTGTCCTGACTTAGATTAA